The following are from one region of the Mycolicibacterium helvum genome:
- a CDS encoding cell division protein FtsQ/DivIB, with product MSEDGDEAAPEAPLEEPPILPKPANGSESASDDVPNVDLDDQQEDEEGPRRRERRERAERRAAQARATAIEENRREAKRRVRGQTVEAPKPLGNRAVRGLKLLTWLIVLTIVSVALGLILYFTPVMSARSLVITGIGAVTRDEVVDAAKVTLGTPLLQINTDQVADRVAGIRRVASARVQREYPSTLRITIVERIPIVVKDYPDGPHLFDRDGVDFATAPPPPGLPYIDVDHPGPTDQPTRAALEVMTALRPEVVAQVSRVAAPSVASVTLTLTDGRTVVWGTTDRTEEKAEKLAALLTQPGKVYDVSSPDLPTVK from the coding sequence ATGAGTGAGGATGGGGACGAGGCGGCGCCGGAGGCACCCCTCGAGGAGCCCCCCATCCTGCCCAAACCGGCAAACGGCAGCGAAAGTGCGAGTGACGACGTCCCCAACGTCGATCTCGATGACCAACAAGAAGATGAAGAAGGCCCCCGTCGGCGGGAACGCCGCGAGCGCGCCGAGCGGCGCGCCGCGCAGGCCCGCGCCACGGCAATCGAGGAGAACCGCCGCGAAGCCAAGCGCCGGGTCCGCGGCCAGACCGTCGAGGCCCCGAAACCCTTGGGTAATAGGGCTGTTCGCGGCCTGAAGCTGCTCACCTGGCTGATCGTGCTGACCATCGTCAGCGTCGCGCTGGGCTTGATCCTCTATTTCACCCCGGTGATGTCGGCCCGCTCGCTGGTGATCACCGGGATCGGCGCGGTCACCCGCGACGAGGTTGTCGACGCGGCGAAGGTCACCCTCGGCACCCCGCTGCTGCAGATCAACACCGACCAGGTGGCCGACCGGGTGGCCGGTATCCGGCGGGTGGCCAGCGCACGCGTGCAGCGGGAGTATCCGTCGACGCTGCGGATCACCATCGTCGAGCGCATCCCGATCGTGGTGAAGGACTATCCCGACGGGCCGCACCTGTTCGACCGGGACGGGGTGGATTTCGCGACTGCGCCGCCCCCGCCCGGGCTGCCGTATATCGACGTCGACCATCCGGGCCCGACGGATCAACCGACCAGGGCCGCACTCGAGGTGATGACGGCGTTGCGCCCAGAAGTGGTGGCTCAGGTCAGCCGGGTGGCCGCGCCGTCGGTCGCATCGGTGACATTGACGCTGACCGACGGCCGCACCGTGGTGTGGGGGACGACCGACCGCACCGAGGAGAAGGCCGAGAAGCTGGCCGCGCTGCTGACGCAGCCGGGCAAGGTCTACGACGTCTCCAGCCCGGACCTGCCCACCGTCAAGTGA
- the murG gene encoding undecaprenyldiphospho-muramoylpentapeptide beta-N-acetylglucosaminyltransferase, with protein MAVADALKMLDADIRITALGTPRGLETRLVPDRGYDLELITPVPLPRKLNGDLVRLPIRVRRAVRETRAVLDGVDADVVIGFGGYVALPAYLAARGGPVHRRRIPVVVHEANASAGLANRVGARTARRVLSAVSDSGLRHAEVVGMPVRASITSLDRAALRAMAREHFGFAEDATVLLVFGGSQGAASINRAVSAAAADLAAAGVSVLHAHGPKNTLDLRSTQPGEPPYRAVPYLDRMDLAYAAADLAICRSGAMTVAEVSAVGLPAVYVPLPIGNGEQRLNALPVVNPGGGLLVEDAQLTREFVAREVAGLLTDTPRLQAMTAAAARVGHRDAAQRVAEVALDVARTRKGRR; from the coding sequence ATGGCGGTTGCCGATGCACTGAAAATGCTGGACGCGGATATTCGCATCACCGCGCTAGGCACCCCGCGCGGGCTGGAGACTCGGCTGGTGCCTGACCGCGGCTACGACCTGGAACTCATCACGCCCGTGCCGCTGCCGCGCAAACTCAACGGCGACCTCGTGCGCCTGCCGATCCGGGTGCGCAGGGCAGTGCGGGAAACCCGGGCCGTGCTCGACGGCGTCGACGCCGACGTGGTGATCGGTTTCGGCGGCTACGTGGCGCTGCCCGCCTACCTGGCCGCCCGTGGCGGCCCGGTGCACCGGCGCCGGATACCTGTCGTCGTGCATGAGGCCAATGCCAGTGCCGGGCTGGCCAATCGAGTTGGTGCGCGCACCGCCCGGCGGGTGCTCTCGGCGGTGTCCGACTCGGGCCTGCGGCACGCCGAAGTGGTCGGCATGCCGGTTCGGGCCTCGATTACCTCGCTGGATCGTGCGGCACTGCGGGCGATGGCCCGCGAGCACTTCGGCTTCGCCGAGGACGCCACGGTGTTGCTGGTGTTCGGCGGCTCGCAGGGAGCCGCCTCGATCAACCGCGCGGTGTCGGCAGCCGCTGCCGACCTGGCCGCCGCCGGCGTCTCGGTGTTGCACGCCCACGGCCCCAAGAACACCCTCGACCTGCGGTCCACGCAGCCCGGTGAGCCGCCCTATCGCGCGGTGCCCTACCTGGACCGGATGGATCTGGCCTATGCCGCCGCCGACCTGGCGATCTGCCGGTCCGGGGCGATGACGGTGGCCGAAGTATCCGCGGTCGGACTGCCCGCGGTCTACGTACCGCTGCCGATCGGCAACGGCGAACAACGGCTCAACGCCCTGCCGGTGGTCAATCCCGGTGGCGGCCTGCTGGTCGAGGACGCCCAGCTCACGCGCGAGTTCGTCGCCCGCGAGGTCGCCGGTCTGCTCACCGACACTCCGCGGCTACAGGCGATGACGGCGGCCGCCGCGCGGGTCGGCCACCGTGATGCCGCGCAGCGGGTCGCCGAGGTAGCCCTTGATGTGGCACGCACCCGGAAGGGCCGCCGATGA
- a CDS encoding cell division protein SepF, whose amino-acid sequence MSTLHKVKAYFGMAPSDDYDDEYYDDDDRGAHRGYARRERFADDEFERPGRYDDRDPRLGREYDDPREADYAPTGGFRAPYAEEPRFRPREFEHPHDMPRASRFGALRGSTRGALAMDPRRMAEIFEAGSPMSKITTLRPKDYSEARTIGERFRDGQPVIMDLVSMDNADAKRLVDFAAGLAFALRGSFDKVATKVFLLSPADVDVSAEERRRIAEAGFYSYQ is encoded by the coding sequence ATGAGCACTCTCCACAAGGTCAAGGCCTACTTTGGCATGGCGCCTTCGGACGATTACGACGACGAGTACTACGACGACGATGACCGCGGCGCGCACCGCGGGTACGCCCGCCGTGAGCGCTTCGCCGACGACGAGTTCGAGCGTCCAGGCCGCTACGACGACCGCGATCCGCGGCTGGGTCGCGAGTACGACGACCCACGCGAGGCCGACTACGCGCCGACCGGCGGCTTCCGCGCCCCGTACGCCGAGGAGCCACGGTTCCGCCCGCGCGAGTTCGAGCACCCGCACGACATGCCGCGCGCTTCCCGGTTCGGCGCGCTGCGCGGCTCGACCCGCGGCGCGCTGGCGATGGACCCACGCCGGATGGCCGAGATCTTCGAGGCCGGCAGCCCGATGTCGAAAATCACCACGCTGCGGCCCAAGGACTACAGCGAGGCCCGCACCATCGGTGAGCGCTTCCGCGACGGTCAGCCGGTGATCATGGACCTGGTCTCCATGGACAACGCCGACGCCAAGCGCCTGGTCGATTTCGCCGCCGGGTTGGCCTTCGCCCTGCGTGGATCCTTCGACAAGGTAGCCACCAAGGTCTTCCTGCTGTCACCGGCCGACGTCGACGTCAGCGCCGAGGAACGCCGGCGGATCGCCGAAGCCGGTTTCTACAGCTATCAGTAG
- a CDS encoding YggT family protein, which produces MSLFFEILGFVLFVFWLLLIARVVVEFIRSFSRDWHPRGFTVVVLELIMTVTDPPVKLLRRLIPQLTIGAVRFDLSIMVLLLVAFIGMQLAFGAAA; this is translated from the coding sequence TTGTCGCTGTTCTTCGAAATTCTTGGCTTCGTGCTGTTCGTCTTCTGGCTGCTGCTGATCGCGCGGGTAGTCGTCGAGTTCATCCGCTCGTTCAGCCGGGACTGGCACCCGCGTGGTTTCACCGTTGTCGTCCTCGAGCTGATCATGACGGTCACCGATCCACCGGTGAAGCTATTACGTCGACTAATCCCGCAGCTGACGATCGGCGCTGTCCGATTCGACTTGTCGATTATGGTTCTGCTGCTGGTGGCGTTCATCGGGATGCAACTGGCGTTCGGCGCCGCAGCCTGA
- a CDS encoding TIGR01777 family oxidoreductase, translating to MGIHYTSVVDHPIDRVFAWHTRPGAMLRLIPPWQPMRVVSETESLADGRAVLGLPGGLRWIARHDPAGFDPPHQFVDVLSSDGLMTLPPRIIGWWRHTHRFSDAGAGTTAVHDDVDTTLPGAALRATFAYRHRQLADDLAAHRDAEQAGASGLAVAITGSSGLVGTALTALLATGGHRVIRLVRHDPVRPDERHWAPSDPAPDLFEGVDAVIHLAGASIAGRFTDAHRRAIRDSRIEPTRRLAELAATSGGLRAFVSASAIGIYGYDRGDAVLSEESARGNGFLADVVADWEAATEPAARAGVRTVCVRTGIVQAARGGTLRLMRPLFAAGLGGRLGSGQQWLSWIGLDDLLDVYYRAAYDDRLTGAVNAVAPNPLRNNAYTKALAATLHRPAVLPVPSIGPRILLGAQGARELAEADQRALPTKLQALGHRFRQPTIEDALAHQLGHDG from the coding sequence ATGGGCATCCACTACACGAGCGTCGTCGACCATCCCATCGACAGGGTGTTCGCCTGGCACACCCGCCCGGGCGCCATGCTTCGGCTGATTCCGCCGTGGCAGCCGATGCGCGTGGTGAGCGAGACCGAGTCGCTGGCTGACGGGCGCGCGGTCCTTGGCCTGCCTGGCGGGCTGCGCTGGATCGCCAGGCACGATCCGGCCGGTTTCGATCCGCCGCACCAGTTCGTGGACGTGTTGTCCTCGGACGGGTTGATGACTCTGCCGCCACGGATCATCGGGTGGTGGCGCCACACCCACCGGTTCAGTGACGCCGGCGCCGGCACCACGGCTGTGCACGACGACGTAGACACCACGCTCCCGGGCGCCGCGCTGCGCGCGACCTTCGCCTACCGGCATCGTCAACTGGCCGACGATCTCGCCGCGCATCGGGATGCCGAGCAGGCGGGTGCGAGCGGGCTGGCTGTGGCGATCACCGGCTCGTCCGGTCTGGTCGGGACCGCGCTGACCGCCCTGCTGGCGACCGGCGGGCATCGGGTGATCCGGCTGGTCCGTCACGATCCGGTCCGGCCTGATGAACGACATTGGGCGCCAAGCGATCCCGCTCCCGACCTGTTCGAGGGTGTCGATGCCGTCATCCATCTGGCCGGTGCCTCGATCGCCGGGCGGTTCACCGATGCCCACCGCAGGGCGATCCGCGACTCACGCATCGAACCGACCCGGCGGCTGGCCGAATTGGCTGCGACATCGGGCGGGTTGCGGGCATTCGTCAGCGCTTCGGCGATCGGTATCTACGGCTACGACCGCGGAGACGCGGTGCTGTCCGAGGAAAGCGCGCGGGGGAACGGCTTTCTAGCCGACGTGGTTGCGGACTGGGAGGCGGCCACTGAACCCGCCGCCCGCGCCGGGGTCCGCACGGTCTGCGTGCGCACCGGCATCGTGCAGGCCGCCCGCGGCGGGACCCTGAGGTTGATGCGGCCGTTGTTCGCCGCCGGCCTGGGTGGCCGGCTGGGCAGCGGTCAGCAGTGGCTGTCCTGGATCGGTCTCGACGACCTGCTTGACGTCTACTACCGGGCGGCCTACGACGACAGGCTGACCGGTGCCGTCAACGCCGTCGCGCCAAATCCGTTGCGCAACAACGCATACACCAAGGCGCTGGCCGCGACGCTGCATCGCCCCGCCGTGCTGCCGGTGCCGTCGATCGGTCCGCGAATTCTGCTGGGCGCCCAGGGCGCGCGCGAACTCGCCGAGGCTGACCAGCGTGCCCTGCCCACCAAGCTGCAGGCGCTGGGACACCGATTCCGCCAACCGACGATCGAAGATGCGCTGGCCCACCAGCTGGGCCACGATGGCTAG
- the murC gene encoding UDP-N-acetylmuramate--L-alanine ligase — protein sequence MNAPKGPKGLPPELQRVHMVGIGGAGMSGIARILLDRGGMVSGSDAKESRGVVALRARGAAISIGHDAANLDLLPGGATAVITTHAAIPKTNPELVEARRRGIPVILRPVVLAKLMAGYRTLMVTGTAGKTTTTSMLIVALQHTGFDPSFAVGGDLGEAGTNAHHGSGTCFVAEADESDGSLLEYTPDVAVVTNIEADHLDFFGTAEAYTAVFDAFVERLAPGGVLIACADDDGAAALADRSAEQGIRVLRYGSSQDGAPVPGLAATLLGWEQQGTSALAHVALAGEPYPRAMRLAVPGRHMALNALAALLAAIEAGASVDGILDGLAGFEGVRRRFELVGTSNGVRVFDDYAHHPTKVRAALAALRTLARQGETTHAGAGRAIVVFQPHLYSRTKIFAREFGAALSDADRVFVLDVYGAREQPIAGVSGATIADHVTVEVTYIPDFSAVAEQVAAAARPGDVVVTMGAGDVTMLGQEILTALHAKGNR from the coding sequence ATGAACGCGCCGAAGGGACCCAAGGGGCTGCCCCCCGAACTGCAGCGGGTCCACATGGTCGGCATCGGCGGTGCCGGGATGTCTGGTATCGCCCGGATCCTGCTGGATCGTGGCGGCATGGTTTCGGGATCCGACGCCAAGGAGTCCCGCGGAGTGGTGGCGTTGCGGGCGCGGGGGGCGGCGATCAGCATCGGCCACGACGCGGCCAATCTCGACCTGCTGCCCGGCGGTGCCACCGCGGTGATCACCACCCACGCCGCGATCCCGAAGACCAATCCCGAACTGGTCGAGGCCCGCAGGCGCGGGATCCCGGTGATCCTGCGGCCCGTGGTGCTGGCCAAGCTGATGGCCGGCTATCGCACCCTGATGGTCACCGGCACGGCAGGCAAGACCACCACCACCTCGATGCTTATTGTGGCGTTGCAGCACACCGGGTTTGACCCCTCGTTCGCGGTCGGCGGCGACCTGGGGGAGGCCGGCACCAACGCCCACCACGGCAGCGGCACGTGTTTCGTGGCCGAGGCCGACGAGAGTGACGGTTCGTTACTCGAATACACACCGGACGTCGCGGTGGTCACCAATATCGAGGCCGATCACCTGGACTTCTTTGGCACCGCCGAGGCTTACACCGCGGTTTTCGACGCGTTCGTCGAGCGACTGGCGCCGGGGGGTGTGTTGATCGCGTGCGCTGACGACGACGGTGCCGCCGCACTGGCCGATCGTTCTGCGGAACAAGGCATCCGGGTGCTGCGCTACGGCAGCTCACAGGATGGTGCCCCGGTTCCGGGCCTGGCGGCGACACTGCTCGGTTGGGAGCAACAGGGCACCAGTGCGCTGGCGCACGTTGCACTCGCGGGCGAACCGTATCCACGGGCGATGCGTCTAGCGGTGCCGGGTAGGCATATGGCCTTGAACGCACTGGCGGCGTTGTTGGCGGCGATCGAGGCGGGCGCTTCTGTCGACGGCATCCTCGATGGGCTTGCCGGATTCGAGGGTGTGCGCAGGCGATTCGAGTTGGTGGGCACAAGCAACGGCGTGCGCGTCTTTGACGACTACGCCCACCATCCCACGAAGGTCCGTGCCGCTTTGGCGGCGTTGCGCACACTGGCCCGCCAGGGCGAGACGACCCATGCGGGGGCGGGTCGTGCCATCGTCGTCTTCCAACCGCACTTGTATTCGCGGACAAAGATTTTCGCGCGGGAGTTCGGTGCGGCTCTCAGCGATGCCGACCGGGTCTTCGTCCTCGATGTGTACGGTGCCCGTGAACAGCCGATTGCAGGTGTCAGCGGTGCGACGATCGCCGACCACGTCACCGTCGAGGTGACCTACATTCCTGACTTCTCGGCCGTCGCTGAGCAGGTGGCGGCCGCGGCCCGGCCGGGTGACGTCGTGGTCACCATGGGTGCGGGTGATGTGACGATGCTCGGCCAGGAGATCCTGACGGCGTTGCACGCCAAGGGGAATCGATGA
- a CDS encoding YggS family pyridoxal phosphate-dependent enzyme, whose amino-acid sequence MTGAATRETDLATALAALRDRLSDAAQAAGRDIDDIELLPITKFFPATDVAILWRLGCRAFGESREQEASAKIVEFGELTGASDVRWDMVGQIQSNKAKAVAAWADSVHSLSAAKVAAALDRGAAHAIEGGIRTAPVRVFVQISLDGDTSRGGVDVGDPAAVDALCAQVDDAGALQLAGLMGIPPLGVDPDTAFAALAAEHRRVLRNHPDATELSAGMSGDLEAAVRHGSTCVRVGTALMGKRPLTSP is encoded by the coding sequence ATGACGGGCGCAGCGACCCGGGAAACCGATTTGGCGACCGCGCTGGCCGCGTTACGGGACCGGCTGTCAGATGCCGCCCAGGCCGCCGGCCGTGACATCGACGATATCGAGCTACTGCCCATTACCAAGTTCTTCCCGGCCACCGACGTCGCGATCCTGTGGCGGCTGGGCTGCCGGGCGTTCGGTGAATCCCGCGAACAGGAAGCCTCCGCCAAGATCGTCGAGTTCGGCGAGCTCACCGGTGCGTCGGACGTGCGGTGGGACATGGTCGGTCAGATCCAGAGCAATAAGGCAAAAGCCGTTGCGGCATGGGCGGATTCGGTGCATTCGCTGAGTGCCGCCAAAGTGGCTGCCGCACTGGACCGTGGCGCCGCGCACGCCATCGAGGGGGGTATCAGGACGGCGCCCGTGCGGGTGTTCGTGCAGATCAGCCTCGATGGGGACACCTCGCGCGGTGGGGTGGACGTCGGTGATCCCGCTGCCGTCGACGCCCTGTGTGCCCAGGTCGACGACGCCGGCGCGCTGCAGTTGGCCGGACTGATGGGGATCCCGCCGCTGGGCGTCGACCCCGATACCGCATTCGCGGCATTGGCCGCCGAGCACCGCCGCGTTTTGCGCAACCACCCCGACGCGACAGAGCTGTCGGCGGGGATGTCCGGTGACCTGGAAGCTGCAGTGCGACACGGTTCGACGTGTGTGCGTGTCGGAACCGCGCTTATGGGAAAACGTCCTCTAACGTCTCCCTGA
- the ftsZ gene encoding cell division protein FtsZ encodes MTPPHNYLAVIKVVGIGGGGVNAVNRMIEQGLKGVEFIAINTDAQALLMSDADVKLDVGRESTRGLGAGADPEVGRKAAEDAKDEIEELLRGADMVFVTAGEGGGTGTGGAPVVATIARKLGALTVGVVTRPFSFEGKRRSNQAENGIQALRESCDTLIVIPNDRLLQMGDAQVSLMDAFRSADEVLLNGVQGITDLITTPGLINVDFADVKGVMSGAGTALMGIGSARGDGRALKAAEIAINSPLLEASMEGAQGVLLSVAGGSDLGLFEINEAASLVQDSAHQDANIIFGTVIDDSLGDEVRVTVIAAGFDSASPSRKPVVGGATTGAQPIAPGAAGKLSSSLFDPIDAASVPVHTNGATVSIGGGDDGISDDDVDVPPFMRH; translated from the coding sequence ATGACCCCCCCGCATAACTACCTCGCCGTCATCAAGGTCGTTGGCATCGGCGGCGGCGGTGTCAACGCCGTCAACCGAATGATCGAGCAGGGCCTCAAGGGCGTGGAGTTCATCGCGATCAACACCGACGCTCAGGCGCTGTTGATGAGCGACGCCGACGTCAAGCTCGACGTCGGCCGTGAATCCACCCGTGGGTTGGGCGCCGGCGCCGACCCTGAGGTCGGCCGCAAGGCGGCCGAGGACGCCAAGGACGAGATCGAGGAGCTGCTGCGCGGCGCCGACATGGTCTTCGTCACCGCAGGTGAGGGCGGCGGCACCGGCACCGGCGGCGCACCTGTGGTGGCCACCATCGCTCGCAAGCTCGGCGCGCTGACCGTAGGCGTGGTGACCCGGCCGTTCTCCTTCGAGGGCAAGCGGCGCTCCAACCAGGCCGAGAACGGCATCCAGGCGCTGCGCGAGAGCTGCGACACCCTGATCGTCATCCCGAATGACCGGTTGTTACAGATGGGCGATGCACAGGTCTCGTTGATGGACGCCTTCCGCAGCGCCGACGAGGTGCTGCTCAACGGCGTGCAGGGCATCACCGACCTGATCACCACCCCGGGCCTGATCAACGTCGACTTCGCCGACGTCAAGGGCGTCATGAGCGGCGCTGGCACAGCCCTGATGGGTATCGGCTCGGCGCGCGGCGACGGGCGTGCGCTCAAGGCTGCCGAGATCGCCATCAACTCGCCGCTGCTGGAGGCCTCGATGGAGGGCGCCCAGGGCGTGCTGCTGTCGGTGGCCGGCGGTAGCGATCTCGGCCTGTTCGAGATCAACGAGGCCGCCTCGCTGGTGCAGGATTCTGCCCACCAGGACGCCAACATCATCTTCGGCACGGTGATCGACGACTCGCTCGGCGACGAGGTCCGGGTCACAGTTATCGCCGCCGGGTTCGACTCGGCCAGCCCGAGCCGCAAGCCCGTCGTCGGGGGAGCGACCACCGGTGCTCAGCCCATCGCACCCGGTGCGGCGGGCAAGCTCAGCTCCTCGCTCTTCGATCCGATCGATGCCGCCAGCGTGCCGGTGCACACCAACGGCGCGACGGTCAGCATCGGTGGCGGCGACGACGGTATCTCCGACGACGACGTCGACGTGCCGCCGTTCATGCGGCACTGA
- the wag31 gene encoding DivIVA-like cell division protein Wag31 yields MPLTPADVHNVAFSKPPIGKRGYNEDEVDAFLDLVENELTRLIEENSDLRQRVAELDQELGAARAGGAVPQPTQAIPLYQPEPQPEPEPTPAPVPQAAPQPVPSPAASEEQALKAARVLALAQDTADRLTGTAKAEADKLLADARANADQIVSEARHTAETTVADAKQRADAMLSDAQTRSETQLRQAQEKADALQADAERKHTEIMGTINQQRTVLEGRLEQLRTFEREYRTRLKTYLESQLEELGQRGSAAPVDSGANSDGGGFNQFNRGNN; encoded by the coding sequence ATGCCGCTTACACCGGCCGACGTGCACAATGTGGCATTCAGCAAGCCGCCCATCGGCAAGCGAGGCTACAACGAGGATGAGGTTGACGCCTTCCTCGACCTGGTGGAGAACGAGCTGACTCGCCTCATCGAGGAGAACTCCGATCTGCGCCAGCGGGTCGCCGAGCTCGATCAGGAGCTGGGCGCCGCCCGCGCCGGGGGTGCTGTACCGCAGCCGACCCAGGCGATTCCGCTCTACCAGCCGGAGCCGCAGCCGGAACCGGAGCCCACGCCGGCTCCCGTGCCGCAGGCAGCCCCGCAGCCGGTGCCGAGCCCGGCCGCCAGCGAGGAGCAAGCACTCAAGGCCGCTCGTGTGCTGGCCCTGGCCCAGGACACCGCCGACCGGTTGACCGGCACCGCCAAGGCAGAGGCCGACAAGCTGCTGGCCGACGCCCGCGCGAATGCCGACCAGATCGTGTCGGAGGCTCGCCACACCGCGGAGACCACCGTCGCCGACGCCAAGCAGCGCGCCGACGCAATGCTCAGCGATGCGCAGACCCGCTCGGAGACCCAGCTGCGGCAGGCGCAGGAGAAGGCCGATGCCCTGCAGGCTGACGCCGAGCGCAAGCACACCGAAATCATGGGCACCATCAACCAGCAGCGCACCGTCCTCGAGGGACGGTTGGAACAGCTGCGGACGTTCGAGCGCGAATACCGCACTCGGCTCAAGACCTACCTGGAGTCCCAGCTCGAGGAGCTCGGGCAGCGCGGGTCAGCCGCACCGGTCGATTCCGGCGCGAACAGCGACGGCGGCGGCTTCAACCAGTTCAACCGGGGCAATAACTAA
- the pgeF gene encoding peptidoglycan editing factor PgeF, which produces MTVRIRRVTTTRAGGVSAPPFDTFNLGDHVGDDPKAVAANRQRLAAAIKLPDDHVIWMNQVHSSNVVVVDEPRTDAVDDTDALVTTTPQLALAVVTADCVPVLMADASAGVVAAVHAGRVGAADGVVLRTLEAMLANGARAEDISVLLGPSVSGANYEVPAQMAADVEARLPGSRTTTSRGTPGLDLRAGIARQLIGAGVRAIDADPRCTVADKNLFSHRRGAPTGRLACLVWME; this is translated from the coding sequence GTGACTGTTCGCATCCGTCGCGTGACCACCACCCGCGCGGGTGGCGTCTCGGCGCCGCCGTTCGACACTTTCAATCTCGGTGACCATGTCGGTGACGATCCCAAGGCGGTCGCGGCCAACCGCCAGAGGCTGGCCGCCGCGATCAAGCTTCCCGACGACCATGTGATCTGGATGAACCAGGTACACAGCTCGAACGTCGTGGTCGTCGATGAACCCCGCACTGACGCCGTCGATGACACCGACGCCCTGGTGACCACCACACCGCAACTGGCCCTGGCCGTGGTGACCGCCGATTGTGTGCCGGTGCTGATGGCCGATGCCAGTGCCGGCGTGGTGGCCGCCGTGCATGCGGGTCGGGTCGGCGCCGCCGATGGCGTCGTGCTGCGCACCCTGGAAGCCATGCTGGCCAACGGCGCCCGCGCCGAGGACATCTCGGTGCTTCTGGGCCCGTCCGTCAGTGGCGCCAACTATGAGGTGCCCGCGCAGATGGCCGCCGATGTCGAAGCCCGGCTGCCCGGGAGCCGGACCACCACCTCGCGCGGCACACCGGGACTGGATCTGCGGGCCGGAATTGCGCGCCAATTAATAGGTGCGGGGGTGCGGGCCATCGATGCGGACCCGCGTTGCACGGTGGCCGACAAGAACTTGTTCAGCCACCGGCGGGGCGCCCCGACCGGCCGGCTGGCATGTCTGGTGTGGATGGAATGA